The proteins below come from a single Paramormyrops kingsleyae isolate MSU_618 chromosome 25, PKINGS_0.4, whole genome shotgun sequence genomic window:
- the n4bp2 gene encoding NEDD4-binding protein 2 isoform X3: protein MPKKKKNGQSPTRVPGMSSKAGVAAGDTGTDRMAKNCGGVRLPADPSAVLGKDDVVKSMQEMFAHLDPEVVYMVLAECDFKVEKAMDSMLEMSAETAEFPSCSVSGFETAAALLEPKPLLGDTVPESPASRALGVQGKNLDGIGTHLTADFDVLIDRELASISALSSSSLPLPEAHQALPELLQSSVQTSHTDTGFGALNSSGSCSPLSGLSVIGTAGSKEPLRILDFSHLTSEPTSSNSSRAGPDYPSAFQAYRRGPHSTTSAGVQHAKSDPSGVTSQTVTPPFVVPVVNPGPWNLQCASYWLGHSFAQQPPMKPAATVPKSWTVPTAPKPLPQVRSNRLIGRLLVLLRGAPGSGKSTLARNILQENPSGVVLSTDDYFRRDGFYHYDPSELAEAHEWNHNRAKESFEKGLSPIIIDNTNMQCWEMKPYVSLALQYNFKVMFREPDTWWKFRPRELERRNKHGVRKEKIRYMLDHYERHVSVDSIMRSFGTKSPVPGSSSAKLPHEESSLSQPSSSDVKPDLVEEPYLNLGSMKENFQLFSSLPDVSSVGGSSTKDETSSSGVGFFESSHTASEPLLVKGQDSHESGALEVHSAELQEPWATDWDPDSCSGTLGGSQAFASEWTPETGQEDRENDKPVAFFESISQRVKRDRTCVMQADSTNDVLQDQAALRLECVNVGDTRSEDSDIVVVDETQPELMDFVGDWPLEAQKQREQRTREKDGRSLLEEDNQLEVAESCSGGSGGDTGSQMIELQKLLDMLQVSVDTSGKCVNPPVDSRGSSLVGSAVHSSFEDLTLEAGSGVEEALNLSLSSKEGSQGLGRESKPELLDCVAHWTDGEAMAENMIPQFPAAGESVSTVCATVEENDGPSLTREGSSCSTGISKEFQSGKLEELQSPSGSTAGKPVTPGAMSAAETESSPTVSSPRGSQERRLRQNRRSGKHCRLALTFSNNSSCAPQVPPESPPSTSLYAAFPGRPASSSICSYSATQTNPQDFALLWRLDRQCQTNTDGLGVKVMKGDSTRFLPKPAGALESSDCPDVPYRVVHDKGSQVEEQELSSGNDKLQDLQVLSRHFKLVSFDTLEDLYEKCHQDMEWTTNLLLDSGEQLFKDDETGDALGPDIVSRPAGDSLYTAVEPSCTDGPVLSAEQSAALSCSEVQNPTLDADLQMLAVCSKEEVAHNADAEQLSTQDDMLTLENCLGTIEPVSKEGPINCIPVPEAPLAHCSSLDIIMPSSMGSRQAEVLFGDLKGFSEDQLNEAVAAPASQKPEEQAGSWGVEYESNVATDDVQVEEPVSLGQFEELNKKEDEDSKEKLKMEDQRDRPAKQQIMPVDIQSLELKLPTELALQLSELFGPVGIDPGALTPEDCAVQIDLNLARLLHQKWKDSIQERHRQEALFYQFLQEGSLPLGNSQFLRPDCLASLRQPDSLENLPFMDHWNAPLSHASLRDIMSEEEALQHNLEKYRSNHVEPGRRDGAALLKEKQLYSMFPAIDCHFLKDMFRDNNYSLEQTEQFLRSILDQGPVKTVVAPEVALLRDGERNASKENRPKMKDPEPPWTQFQDTEDPEYEDFRAEAALQRKKQQECFSKAADAYRQGRKQVASFYSQQGHLHGQKMKEANHRAAVQIFERVNSSLLPQNVLDLHGLHVDEALYHLGTVLEGKTAEWQQGGCGPQLTVITGRGNHSHGGVARIRPAVIDYLSSNSYRYSEPRPGIVLVTLH from the exons ATgccaaaaaagaagaaaaacggTCAGAGTCCAACCAGAGTTCCCGGAATGTCCAGTAAGGCTGGAGTGGCTGCTGGGGACACTGGTACGGACAGGATGGCGAAAAACTGCGGAGGCGTCCGTCTGCCCGCGGATCCGAGCGCAGTTTTAGGGAAAGACGACGTGGTGAAGAGCATGCAGGAAATGTTTGCACACTTGGATCCCGAGGTCGTTTACATGGTGCTGGCCGAGTGCGATTTCAAAG TGGAGAAGGCAATGGATTCTATGCTGGAGATGTCCGCTGAGACAGCTGAATTTCCTTCTTGCAGTGTCTCAGGGTTCGAAACTGCTGCTGCGCTTTTGGAGCCAAAACCACTGTTGGGTGACACTGTGCCTGAATCACCTGCCAGCAGAGCCCTGGGGGTTCAGGGCAAGAACTTGGATGGAATTGGGACACATCTCACTGCAGATTTTGACGTGCTCATTGACAGGGAGCTCGCGAGCATCTCGGCGTTGTCCTCGTCCTCGCTTCCGCTGCCAGAGGCCCACCAGGCCCTGCCAGAGCTGCTCCAGTCCAGCGTGCAAAcctctcacacagacactggGTTCGGGGCCTTGAATAGCTCTGGGTCCTGCTCCCCTCTAAGTGGCCTCAGTGTTATAGGAACAGCAGGTTCCAAAGAACCTCTGAGAATATTGGACTTTAGCCATCTGACCTCTGAGCCTACAAGCAGCAATTCCTCACGGGCGGGACCTGACTACCCCTCTGCTTTCCAGGCTTATAGAAGGGGCCCTCACAGCACAACCTCTGCAGGGGTGCAGCATGCAAAATCTGACCCCAGCGGCGTAACGTCTCAAACCGTCACCCCACCCTTCGTCGTCCCGGTGGTGAATCCGGGGCCTTGGAATCTTCAGTGCGCCTCCTACTGGTTGGGCCACAGTTTTGCGCAGCAGCCACCCATGAAGCCTGCAGCCACCGTACCAAAATCCTGGACCGTGCCTACGGCCCCCAAACCTCTACCGCAGGTCCGATCGAACCGTTTGATTGGCCGCTTGCTGGTGCTGTTGAGAGGGGCCCCAGGATCTGGAAAATCGACACTGGCCAG GAACATTCTGCAAGAGAACCCCAGTGGTGTGGTGTTAAGTACTGATGACTACTTCCGTCGTGATGGATTCTACCACTACGATCCTTCGGAACTTGCAGAAGCACATGAATGGAATCATAACCGAG CCAAGGAGAGTTTTGAAAAGGGATTATCTCCCATTATCATCGACAACACCAACATGCAGTGCTGGGAGATGAAACCCTACGTGAGTCTG GCTCTTCAGTATAACTTCAAGGTCATGTTTCGTGAGCCTGATACCTGGTGGAAATTCAGACCAAGAGAGCTGGAGAG ACGCAATAAGCACGGGGTCCGGAAAGAGAAGATCAGGTACATGCTGGATCACTATGAACGCCATGTCTCTGTGGACTCCATCATGCGTTCATTTGGGACAAAGTCTCCGGTACCAGGTAGCAGTAGTGCAAAGCTGCCCCACGAAGAGAGCAGCCTGTCACA GCCTTCTTCATCTGATGTGAAACCAGACCTTGTGGAAGAGCCCTACCTGAACCTAGGGTCGATGAAGGAAAACTTCCAGCTCTTCTCCTCCTTGCCAGACGTGTCTTCAGTTGGAGGGAGTTCCACAAAAGATGAGACCAGCAGTAGCGGTGTTGGATTTTTTGAAAGCAGCCACACTGCCAGTGAGCCTCTGTTGGTGAAAGGGCAGGATTCTCATGAGAGTGGAGCTCTAGAAGTGCACAGTGCTGAGCTGCAAGAGCCGTGGGCTACGGACTGGGACCCGGACAGCTGCTCAGGTACTTTGGGAGGAAGCCAGGCCTTTGCCTCAGAGTGGACCCCAGAGACCGGCCAAGAGGACCGAGAGAATGATAAGCCTGTGGCCTTTTTTGAGTCAATTAGCCAAAGAGTAAAGCGTGACAGGACCTGTGTCATGCAGGCAGACAGTACTAATGATGTCCTGCAGGACCAAGCTGCTCTCCGACTAGAGTGTGTCAATGTAGGGGACACAAGAAGTGAGGACTCTGACATTGTAGTTGTTGATGAGACACAACCAGAGTTGATGGATTTTGTGGGTGACTGGCCCTTGGAGGCTCAGAAGCAGAGGGAGCAGAGGACAAGAGAAAAAGACGGCAGGTCGCTTCTGGAGGAGGACAATCAGCTGGAAGTGGCAGAGAGCTGCAGTGGCGGTTCAGGTGGGGACACTGGTTCACAAATGATAGAGCTTCAGAAACTGCTAGACATGTTACAAGTCAGTGTTGACACTTCCGGAAAATGTGTAAATCCCCCAGTGGACTCCCGTGGAAGCTCTCTGGTTGGTTCTGCAGTGCACTCAAGTTTTGAGGACTTAACTCTTGAAGCTGGCTCTGGTGTAGAAGAGGCCTTGAATTTATCCTTGTCCAGCAAAGAGGGAAGCCAGGGATTAGGCAGGGAGAGCAAGCCTGAGCTGCTGGATTGTGTGGCACACTGGACAGATGGCGAGGCGATGGCTGAAAACATGATACCACAGTTCCCAGCAGCAGGAGAAAGTGTTAGCACCGTTTGTGCCACAGTAGAGGAAAACGACGGACCGTCTTTGACCAGGGAAGGTAGCAGTTGCTCCACTGGGATAAGCAAGGAGTTCCAGAGTGGAAAATTGGAAGAACTTCAAAGTCCTTCTGGGAGCACTGCTGGGAAGCCTGTAACTCCTGGAGCTATGTCAGCAGCAGAGACGGAAAGCAGCCCAACTGTTTCTTCACCCAGGGGTAGTCAGGAGCGTAGGCTCAGGCAGAACCGGAGATCGGGGAAGCACTGCAGGCTAGCCCTCACCTTCTCTAACAATAGCTCCTGTGCACCCCAGGTCCCGCCTGAGTCGCCTCCATCGACTTCCTTATATGCAGCGTTCCCAGGGCGGCCAGCATCTAGCAGCATCTGCAGCTACTCTGCTACACAGACTAACCCGCAGGACTTTGCTCTGCTTTGGAGGCTTGACCGACAGTGTCAGACCAACACTGATGGCCTTGGGGTGAAGGTGATGAAAGGAGATTCCACCCGCTTTCTTCCCAAGCCAGCCGGAGCCCTGGAGTCTTCTGACTGCCCGGATGTGCCATACCGTGTGGTGCATGACAAGGGTTCTCAGGTAGAGGAGCAGGAGCTAAGCAGTGGCAACGATAAGCTCCAGGACTTGCAGGTCCTCAGCCGACACTTCAAGCTAGTCTCCTTTGATACTCTGGAGGACCTGTATGAAAAATGTCACCAAGACATGGAGTGGACCACCAATCTACTCTTAGACTCTGGTGAGCAGCTGTTCAAAGATGATGAGACTGGAGATGCTCTTGGGCCAGATATTGTCAGTCGGCCTGCTGGGGATAGTTTGTACACGGCTGTTGAACCCTCTTGTACAGATGGTCCGGTCTTAAGTGCTGAGCAGTCTGCTGCCCTCAGTTGCTCAGAGGTCCAAAATCCAACACTGGATGCTGACCTTCAGATGCTGGCTGTATGTTCTAAGGAGGAAGTGGCCCACAATGCTGATGCTGAGCAGTTAAGTACGCAGGATGACATGCTGACATTGGAGAACTGCCTTGGAACCATCGAACCAGTATCCAAAGAGGGACCCATTAACTGTATTCCTGTACCAGAGGCACCATTAGCTCATTGTTCCTCACTGGACATTATCATGCCTTCATCTATGGGCTCTAGACAAGCAGAAGTCCTTTTTGGAGATCTGAAAGGGTTTAGCGAGGACCAGCTCAATGAAGCCGTTGCAGCACCTGCATCACAGAAACCAGAGGAGCAGGCAGGCTCTTGGGGAGTTGAATATGAGAGTAATGTTGCGACAGATGACGTCCAAGTTGAGGAGCCTGTTAGTCTGGGACAGTTTGAAGAGCTAAATAAGAAAGAGGATGAGGACTCAAAGGAGAAGCTGAAAATGGAAGACCAGAGAGATCGACCTGCCAAGCAGCAAATCATGCCGGTGGATATTCAGTCCTTGGAGCTCAAGCTACCCACAGAACTCGCCTTGCAGCTCAGTGAGCTCTTTGGACCTGTGGGCATTGATCCAG GTGCTTTGACCCCCGAGGACTGTGCAGTACAGATCGATCTGAACCTGGCCCGACTTCTTCACCAGAAGTGGAAGGACTCCATACAG GAACGACACAGGCaggaagcacttttctaccagtTTCTTCAGGAAG GTTCCCTTCCCTTGGGAAATTCTCAGTTTCTTAGGCCAGATTGCTTGGCATCCCTCCGTCAGCCAGACAGTTTGGAAAATCTGCCCTTCATGGACCATTGGAATGCCCCTCTGAGCCACGCATCCCTGCGCGACATCATGTCTGAGGAAGAGGCGTTGCAGCACAACCTGGAAAAG TACCGATCAAACCACGTGGAGCCGGGCAGGAGAGACGGCGCCGCCCTACTGAAGGAGAAGCAGCTTTACAGCATGTTTCCTGCGATTGACTGCCACTTTCTCAAGGACATGTTCAGGGACAACAA CTACTCTTTGGAGCAGACCGAGCAGTTTCTCAGGTCCATCCTGGACCAAGGGCCGGTGAAGACTGTGGTGGCCCCAGAAGTTGCCCTGCTCAGGGACGGGGAGAGGAACGCCAGCAAAGAGAAC AGGCCAAAGATGAAGGATCCGGAACCACCTTGGACGCAGTTCCAGGACACGGAGGACCCGGAGTATGAGGATTTCCGTGCCGAAGCGGCGCTGCAGAGGAAGAAGCAGCAGGAATGCTTCAGCAAAGCTGCTGATGCATACAGGCAGGGCAGGAAGCAGGTGGCCAGCTTCTATTCCCAGCAG GGTCATCTTCACGGGCAGAAGATGAAGGAAGCAAACCACCGAGCGGCCGTGCAGATCTTTGAGAGGGTCAATTCCTCGCTCCTGCCTCAGAATGTTCTGGACCTGCACGGTCTGCATGTGGATGAAGCCCTTTACCACCTGGGAACGGTGCTGGAGGGAAAGACTGCAG AGTGGCAGCAGGGAGGATGTGGGCCTCAACTGACAGTCATCACTGGAAGGGGGAACCACAGCCATGGGGGTGTGGCCCGAATCCGGCCGGCCGTCATCGACTACCTCAGCAGCAATAGCTACAG GTATTCAGAACCAAGACCTGGAATAGTGCTCGTCACACTACATTGA